aatatataaatttttatcttCATGTTTATATTCACAAACTCCATCAATGatattcataattaattaactatgttttttattaaactaagtTTTCAGTACGTACCtaatattctaaaaatttaaatgtgTGACCTCTTATGttctttaaactatattaacaaGCTTTCTAAGAAACTATATTTGCAAGCATAATTCTTTATTATTAAGATCTTTCAAATTAAagcctttttaaaaaaaaaagatcttccaaactaaaaatagactattagtttttttttttttttttttttttttttttgaacatttttgtaaaaaaaaatagactatTAGTGACTCAaagttatttaataaataatattgtgcataacattaaatatattttatctaatgttttgtttatataattttacaatattAGTTCTAGTTCTAATACTGTGTGAGAAATAAAACCAAATTGAACCTAGATGACTAAAAGAAATTGGTTAAGCctcaaaaattaaaaccaaaagaacAAATACGTGGACACGTAAGCTTCTTCATTGTGGATGTTGTTGTTTTATAAACCATCGGCCATTAAAAATACAGATCATGTTTCCGATTAACATGTTGCCGCTTCCAAATCAGAAACGTACGTTTCCTCCACGTTTCCAATCATCGTTTTTTGAGAACCGCATTTCCGTTGCGATTCCAAGCGCTTCCCACCGCTTCCGGTTCGGAGTCGGGAATCAGAGCCTGAGTGGCGATTCCATGCAACacataatataacattattacttaaaatacatatactgTAGGTGAAAGTTAGGGGTTTTACTTATCtaatgaattataatttgttttaaagttaTACAGCCTAATTcccctagtttttttttttttgagaaagagcTTTatcaatctgttttttttttgggtaaatgtTAAATCAATCTGTTGTTTATTGAGAATGGGCTTTGTCAGTCGGTTGTTTTTTGAGCTTTTACATGTGTTGCTATATCGGGAAGTCAAAACAGTTCCATGATTCATGAAaggaatatataatatactttcatgtttcagaaagatgtatgttttaggtttttcacacttattaagaaaacatatcaaATTTGCTGTGAAACTTAGGAGAATAGtttattattcttattaatcTTAAACATAAGTgactctttatatatataggaaattacaagagagataaaccgtcatagaataatggaaagactagaaaagaaaatataaatatggaaagagtacaaatcataaaacaagAGATAAAAGGAAAACCAACCGACTATAGGAAAAGGTAAAAgctggccgactctctctctctctctaacggatgggccggttatggacgggccggttatggatatccacaatatggtttataacactcccccttggatgtcatAAACATACAgagattgtaatacgctttggatgttgtctcattaaaaccttaccaggaaaacccaatgggacaaaaccatggtgaaggaaaaagagtacaacacgtattactccccctgttctgTACCTCACTGAAGGTCTTTCAGTCTAcacatcccaatctgatgcgtgagcttcctgaacgttgaTGTTGGAAGCGAGTTGGTGAATAGATCAGCTGAGTTGTCACTTGAACGCACTTGTACCACTTGGACCGCACTGGCTTTCTGCAACTCGTGCGTGAAAAAGAACTTAGGCAGGATGTGTTTCGTCCTGTCTCCTTTGATGTAGCCGTCCTTAAGCAGAGCTATGCATGCGGCATTGTCCTCGTACATGATGGTCGGTGCGTCTTTCCCTTCGGACATCCCACAATCAACTCGAATGTGTTGGGTCATGGACCGCAACCAGacacactcgcggctggcctcatgaatgGCCAATATCTTCGAATGGTTGGATGATGTGGCCGCGATCATttgcttcatggaacgccatgatatggctgTACCACCGTGTGTAAAGACATAgcatgtctgtgatcgagcattgtgtggatccgagagataacctgcatcagcaaagccaactaatCATTCTTTGtgttggttagtataaaataaatccaagtctttcgttccttgtaggtaacgaagaatatgtttaatcccgttccaatgcctttgggtcggacaagAGCTAAAACTAGACAGTACGTTCAcagaaaaacatatatctggccgagtgtggctgGCCAGATACATTAAaactcctatggcactgagatatggcacttcgggaccaaggacttcttcatcgtccttcttaggGCCGAATGGATCTGTGTCCAGACCAagagacctcacgaccatggggctagacAATGGGTGAGACTCGGCCATATTAAAACGtttgagtactttttctgtatatgccatttgatgcacaaggattccatctctaatgtactcaagctgtaatccgaaacaaaactttgtttttcctaaatctttcatctcaaattctttcttaagatattaaACTGTTTGGGAGATTTCTCCAGAGGTTCATAGGATATTCaggtcatcaacatacactgctatgatcacAAAGCCTTtgtcgaatttctttatgaatatacatgggCTGATCAGATCATTCTTATAGCcttctttcactaggtactcacttagtctattgtaccacattcgacttgattgtttcaatccataaagtgatttgttcaactttatacaatgttgttctcgagaactc
This region of Brassica napus cultivar Da-Ae chromosome C5, Da-Ae, whole genome shotgun sequence genomic DNA includes:
- the LOC125587330 gene encoding uncharacterized protein LOC125587330, which gives rise to MKQMIAATSSNHSKILAIHEASRECVWLRSMTQHIRVDCGMSEGKDAPTIMYEDNAACIALLKDGYIKGDRTKHILPKFFFTHELQKASAVQVVQVRSSDNSADLFTNSLPTSTFRKLTHQIGMCRLKDLQ